In Terriglobales bacterium, one genomic interval encodes:
- a CDS encoding redoxin family protein: MKRMAQFEPLRQELGGASLVYVAAEKRGGMFRPEKFLAEHPVSYPFLLDEDRRVTKAYGVYHALGRDAFNIAHPATFVVNREGKILMIYVGMDQHDRMPVQAILEVLHSKETK, encoded by the coding sequence GTGAAGCGCATGGCTCAGTTCGAGCCGCTCAGGCAGGAACTGGGAGGAGCATCGCTGGTGTACGTCGCGGCGGAAAAGCGGGGCGGTATGTTTCGGCCAGAAAAATTTCTTGCCGAGCACCCGGTTTCCTATCCCTTCCTGCTCGACGAAGACCGCCGCGTCACCAAGGCGTACGGCGTGTACCACGCCTTGGGTCGCGACGCCTTCAACATCGCGCATCCGGCGACGTTCGTGGTCAACCGTGAAGGAAAGATTCTCATGATCTATGTCGGCATGGACCAGCACGACCGCATGCCGGTGCAGGCAATTCTGGAAGTGCTCCATTCGAAGGAGACCAAATGA